The window CTAGTTCTGGTGCCCTTAGCGGTGCAGTTGGTGGTAGCCGGGGCGATGTGTATCGAATCCGTTTTATGCAAGCTGCCTCGACAACGTCGCCTGTAGTTCGGCGCAGCACTATGGAAATGATTGTTTCCTACGACCAGTTGTCAAACAAGTTGCAGCAATTGAATCGGGCAGGCAGCAAAGTTATGAGTGTTCAACCTGTG of the Cyanobacteriota bacterium genome contains:
- a CDS encoding phycobilisome linker polypeptide yields the protein SSGALSGAVGGSRGDVYRIRFMQAASTTSPVVRRSTMEMIVSYDQLSNKLQQLNRAGSKVMSVQPV